CGGTCGAGCCCGACGTGTAGATCACGTAGGCCACGTCGCGCGAGGTCAAGTTCGCAACGACCGGATTCGCCAGATCTGACGCAGTCTCTTCAACCTCCGCGTCGAGCACGATCGCCGGCACGTCGAGTCCATCCAGCATCGGCAGCCGCGCGCGGAGCACCGCTTGCGTCAGCACCGCCATCGGTGCGCTGTCGGCGAGCATGTAGGCCAGGCGATCGGCCGGATAGGCCGGGTCCAGCGGCACGTAGGCAGCCCCGGCCTTGAGCACGCCGAGCACGCCCACTACCATCGCCAGGCTGCGCTCGGCACAGATCGCGACCCGGTCGCCGGGGGTCACGCCCATGGCGATCAGGCGATGCGCCACCGCGTTCGCGCGCCGGTTTAGCGCCGCGTAGCTCAGCCGGTCCCCGGCGTACTCCAGCGCGTCCGCGTCCGGCTGCTGCGCCGCCTGCGCTTCGAACAGGGCGTGGATCGTCGCCAAGTGCGGATATGCGGTATCGGTCGCATTGAAAGCAAACAGCATCTGCTGGCGCTCGGCCGAAGACAGCAACGGCAAGCGGCTCACCGTCTGCACACCGTCGCCGACCATCGCCTCGAGCAGCGTTGTCCAATGTCCGAGGATGCGTCCCGCCGTGCTGCGGTCGAACAGGTCCGTGGAATAGACGAGGCTACCGATCAGGCCATCGCTGAGATCGGTCAGCGACAACGACAAGTCGACGCGCGCGGTACGCTGTTCGGTGTCGATCGTGGACAGGGTCAGGCCCGGCAGGCTCAAGGCGTCGTTGGGCGTGTTGTTCAAGTTCAACCACACCTGGAACAACGCGTTGTGGCCCAGGTTGCGTTCGGGTCGCAGCGCCTCCACGACCTGTTCGAACGGCAGATCCTGGTGCGCGTAGGCGCCGAGCGTGGTGGCCTTGATCTGCGCGAGCAGTTCGGCCAGGCTCGGATCGGCGGCCAGATCCACGCGCAACGCCAGCGTATTGACGAAGAAGCCGATCAGCGGCTCGATCTCCGCGCGCGGGCGGTTGGCGACCGGGCTGCCGATCACGACCTGGTCCTGTCCGCTCAGGCGTGCCAGCAGCACCGCCCAGGACGCCTGCAGGACCATGAACAAGGTCACGTCGTGGCGTTGCGACAGTGCGTGCAGCGATACGCTGAGTTTTTCCGGCAACCGGATCTCGATACGGTCGCCGCGATAGCTCTGCACCGCCGGCCGCGGCCGATCGGTCGGCAGCTCAAGCAATGCCGGTGCGCCGTTCAAGTGCTCGCGCCAGAAATCAAGCTGGCCCTGGAGCACGTCGCCCTGCAGCCATTGCCGTTGCCATGCCGCGTAGTCGGCATACTGGATCGGCAGCGGCGGCAGCGGATCGGGCTCGCCCTGGCAGAACGCCGTGTACAAGGCGCTGACTTCGCGCACCAGGACGCCGATCGACCAACCGTCGGACACGATATGGTGCTGCGTGACCAACAGCACATGTTCCTCTTCGGCCAGCCTCAACAGACGTCCGCGGATCAAAGGGCCCATGGCAAGATCGAACGGCGCACGCGCTTCGTCGGCGCTCCATTCGGCCACCACAGCGGCCTGCGCGGCGGCATCGAGATCGCGCAGATCGTGCTCGGTCAACGCGAAGCCGCTGTCCGCCGGCGCGATCGCCTGATGCGGAGTGTCTTCGATATCGACGAAGCGCGTACGCAGGACCTCGTGCCGGGCCACAACGCCGTCCAGGCTCGCCTGCAGCGCGGCACGGTTCAAGTCGCCACTGAGCCGCAGCGCCGCCGGGATGTGGTACGCCGCACCGGCCGCGCGATCGAGCCGGTCGAGAAACCACAGCCGCTGCTGGGACCACGACACGGGCAATGCCTGGTCGCGAGAAATGGGCACGATCGCGCCGTGGGACGGTGCCGCGCCGGAGACCGTCCGCGCCAGCATCGCCAGCGTCGGCTGCGCGAACACGTCGCGCAATGCCACCTCCGTCCCCAACGCCGCACGCAGGCGTGTCGTCAGACGCACCGCCAGCAGTGAGTGCCCGCCCAGTTCGAAGAAATGGTCGTGACGCCCCACCTGCTCCAGTTCCAGCAGTTCTTGCCAGATGCCGGCGATGGTCTGCTCGATGTCGCCGACCGGGGGTTCATAGTCGCGGCTTGCGACGGCCGCCTGGTCCGGTGCCGGCAGACTCTTCCGGTCCAGCTTGCCGTTCGGCGTGAGCGGAAGCGCATCCAGATACACGAATGCTGCAGGAATCATGTAGTCCGGCAATTCCCGCGCCAAGACTGCGCGCAGGTCCAGTGTCGACGGATCGGCGCCGCCACGCGGCACCACGTAGGCGACAAGCCGCTTGTCGCCGGACGCGTCTTCGCGCGCGCTCACGACCGCCTCGCAGACGTCCGCGCACGCGCGCAGCGTCGTCTCGATCTCGCCGAGTTCGATACGGAATCCGCGAATCTTCACCTGGCAGTCGTTGCGTCCGAGATATTCGAGATTGCCGTCAGGCAGCCAGCGTGCCAGATCGCCGGTCCTGTACATCCGAGCACCGGGTTCTGCGGAGAACGGATCGCGCAGGAAGCGCTCGGCGGTCAGTGCGGCGTTGTTCAAATAGCCGCGCGCCACACCGGCGCCGCCGATGTGCAGTTCGCCGACGACGCCGACCGGTATTGCTTCGCCATGCGTGCCCAGTACGTATGCCTGCGTGTTAGCGATCGGCCTACCGATCGGAATCGTGCGTGCCCCGTCCGGCAGCGCTTCAATCGCGAACGTGGTCGCGAACGTGGTCGTTTCGGTAGGGCCATAGCCGTTGATCAGATGCCGTGGCGGCTGCGCGCCGTTCAACACCCGCGCGACCCTGCGCGGATCCAGCACGTCGCCGCCGATCAGCAGGTATTTCAGGCCGGCGAATGCCAGGCCTAGGGCATTCACGTATTCGTTGAACAGGCCGGCGGTCAACCACAGTGCGGTCGCATTGCCGTCGACCAGCGCCTGATTCAGGGCCTGCGGATCGAGCACGATCCGCTGCGGCACCACCAGCGATCGCGCGCCATTGAGCAAGGCCGCCCAGATTTCCCAAGTGGACGCATCGAATGCCGGATTCGAGCAGTGGCCGATGCAGTCGTCCGGCCCGATCGGCGCGTACGGATTGTTGATGACCAGCCGCAACACGCTGCGATGCTCGACCATCACGCCTTTCGGCCGGCCGGTCGAACCAGAGGTATAGATCACATAGGCCAGATGCCGCGATGTCAGCCCCGCGACTAGCGGATTGGCCGAATGCTTCGGCAACGCTCCCCTTTCGTCATCGTCCAGCATCAACACAGGGCACTGCATCGCGGCGGGCAACGCCAGCGCGTCGCGCGATTCGGCTTCGGTCAGCAGTGCGATCGGCTCGGCATCCGCCACCATGTGAGCCAGGCGCTCGGCGGGATACGCCGGATCCATCGGCACGTAGGCGCCGCCTGCCTTCAGCACACCGAGCATGCCCACGACCATCGCCAGGCCGCGCTCGGCGCAGATCGCGACGCGGTCATCGGGACGCACACCTGCCGCGATCAGGCGATGCGCGAGCCGATTCGCGCGACTGTTCAATGCGTCGTAGCTAAGACGCCGTCCATCGCATTCGAGCGCGACCGCGTCCGGACGTCGTGCGGCCTGCGACTCGAACACGGCGCAGATCGTCGCGTCTTGCGGATACTCCGCGCGCGTGGTGTTGAACCCGACCAGCACCTGTTCGCGTTCGGCCGCCGGCAGGATGTCGAGACCCAGCAGCGGCGCGGCGGGAGCATCCGCCAACGCGTCGGTCAACGCGGCGACGGCGATTTCCATGTACCGAAGCAGGCGCGCACTGTCGATGCCCGGCGCGGACCAGATGGCCAGGCCGAAGTCCTGTCCGAAATCGTCCACCGATACGGTCAGCGGATAGTTGGTTCTTGCATATCCGCCCAGGACCCAGACGCCTTCCCATGCCGACACCCGCGCCGCAATATCGTCGGGGTGGCTCACTTCGTGGCTGTGGCGATAATTGAACAGCGCCGCGAACAGCGGCAGCGGCGGCAGGATGCCGCTGCAGCGTTGCGCCAACGCCAATGGCGTCTGCTCGTGCGGCAGCAATTCCGCGAGCCGTCGGTGGGTATCGCGCACGGCCTCAGCGACGCCGACACCCGCCAACGGAATGCGCACCGGCAGGGTGTTGATGAACATGCCGACGACATGCTCGGCAGCTTCGGTTTCCTGCAAGCGGCCCGACAGCACCGTGCCGAAAACCACATCGTCGCGGCCGCTGCACTGGGCCAGCACCTGCGCCCACGCCACGTGGAACAACACGGCTGGAGTCACGCCATGCTTGCGTGCGCTGTCGCGGATTCGGCGCGACAGCGCAGTGTCGATCCGCGCATGCGCTTCGTCGAAGTCGCCGTTCTCGTCGGCTTGTACGCTCAGGACGCCGAACGGCACGGTCGGTTCGTCGACGTCAGCCAGCTGGCTGCGGAAGTACGTCTCGTGCTCGGCTGCCGGCACCGCCAGCGTGCGCGCGATGAAATCGCGATACGGCATCGTGGGCGGCAGCGCGTGTTGCCGGCCCTGCAGCAGCATCTGGATCTCGGACAGGATCAAGTCTTGCGCGATATGGTCGCAGGTGATGTGGTGATTCAGCAACGCGAGCAGCCATTCGCCGGTTGCGGGATCACGTGCGATATGCGCTGCCAGAATCGGGGCCTGCCGCAGATCCAGCCGCGTGCGTCGCGGATCGGCATGGGCCAGCAATTGCGCCTGTGCAGGACTATCGTCCGACAGCAGCAGTTCGTGGATTGGCAATGTCGCCCGCCGCTGCACGACCTGCACCGGTGTGGCCAGATCCTGCCAGTGCATCGCGCTGCGCAGGATGTCATGACGGTCGATCACGCGCTGCAGAGCGTCCAGGAACGCGTCCAGGCGTTCGCGGCCATCGAAGGCCACCATCGTGTTCAGCAGATAGGTGTCGCCGCCGCTTTCGTTCTCCAGCAGGTGATGGAAGAGAATGCCTTCCTGCAGCGGCGCCAACGGATAGATGTCCTGTATGTTGGCCACGCCGCCGGGCACGCTGGCGACGATGCCGTCGATCTCGTCCTGCGTCATGTCCACCAGCGGCAGCAGGTCCGGCGTGATTGCCGTGGTCGCCAGCGTGATCCGGTTCTGTGGCACTTCGCCGCGTTCGGGCGTCTGTGAACCACCACCGAGCTGCGCGGCGAGCGCGCTCAGCATCGGGGTCATGAAGATCGCGCGCACGTCGAGGCTCAGGCCGCGTTGGCGCAACTGTTCGATGACGCCGATCACCAGCAGCGAATGCCCACCCAATTCGAAGAAATGGTCATGCCGGCCAACGCGTTCGAGGCCGAGCAGCGCCTGCCAGACTTCGGCGATGGCCTGTTCGGCATCGCCAATCGGCGCCTCGTACGCGCGGCTCGCCACCGCGGCTTGGTCCGGCGCCGGCAGCGCCTTGCGGTCCAGCTTGCCGTTCGGCGTCAGCGGCAAGGCCGGCAACAGCACGCACGCGCTCGGGATCATGTACTCGGGCAGGTCCTGCAACAGCTCCTCGCGCAGGCTCGCGATCGACAGCTCGGTGTGCTCCTGCGCGACCACGTAGGCGACCAGCCGCTTGTCGCCTTCGACGTCCTCACGCGCGATCACCACCGCCTCGCGCACCCCGGCGCAGCCGCGCAACTTCGCCTCGA
This sequence is a window from Xanthomonas sp. CFBP 8443. Protein-coding genes within it:
- a CDS encoding non-ribosomal peptide synthetase yields the protein MSDNNDALEALKRTILQNRMKQRMALHATGKKLQGIPRADRGVPLPLSSAQQRLWFLDQLDRAAGAAYHVSAVLRLVGALDQAALRASLDRIVARHENLRTTFVNAGGSPVQVIAPEDIGFALADQDLRDLDAGAQAEAVADLSASDAHAPFDLSRGPLIRGRLLKLAEHEHVLLVTQHHIVSDGWSTAILVKEFSALYAAFCRGEPDPLPPLPIQYADYAVWQRQWLQGDVLQGQLDFWREHLAGAPALLELPVDHPRPEVPSYAGSSVDVNLSPELTAALRALSQRHGVTLFMTLLAAWAVLLSRLSGQDDIVIGSPVANRARAEIEPLVGFFVNTLALRVDLSADPSVAQLLAQIKATTLGAYAHADLPFEQVVEALQPERSLSYSPVFQVLLSMSNDNGDRSLHLPGLALEQIEAPYNNAHFDLDLAFFDSGNSLTGKLTYSSDLFDRSTVARFNAYLVAVLAAMASDAAQATSSLSLLSPSERQQMLFAFNATDTAYPHLATIHALFEAQAAQQPDADALEYAGDRLSYAALNRRANAVAHRLIAMGVTPGDRVAICAERSLAMVVGVLGVLKAGAAYVPLDPAYPADRLAYMLADSAPMAVLTQAVLRARLPMLDGLDVPAIVLDAEVEETASDLANPVVANLTSRDVAYVIYTSGSTGQPKGVMVEHRSAVNFWQAMTRTTHRSCGPNVRVALNAAFSFDMSLKGLLQLLSGHCLVLIPQAIRASGPALLAFLEEQRIDAFDSTPSQLEGLLSAGLLEPGGHRPRNVLLGGEAIGAGMWERLKASPVVRFHNMYGPTEATVDATIEDIGASVAGPVIGKPLANARIYLLDARGEPVPLGVAGEIHIGGVGVARGYLHRPDLTAERFVKDRFSDDPQARMYRTGDLGRWRADGTLEYLGRNDFQVKIRGFRIELGEIEAKLRGCAGVREAVVIAREDVEGDKRLVAYVVAQEHTELSIASLREELLQDLPEYMIPSACVLLPALPLTPNGKLDRKALPAPDQAAVASRAYEAPIGDAEQAIAEVWQALLGLERVGRHDHFFELGGHSLLVIGVIEQLRQRGLSLDVRAIFMTPMLSALAAQLGGGSQTPERGEVPQNRITLATTAITPDLLPLVDMTQDEIDGIVASVPGGVANIQDIYPLAPLQEGILFHHLLENESGGDTYLLNTMVAFDGRERLDAFLDALQRVIDRHDILRSAMHWQDLATPVQVVQRRATLPIHELLLSDDSPAQAQLLAHADPRRTRLDLRQAPILAAHIARDPATGEWLLALLNHHITCDHIAQDLILSEIQMLLQGRQHALPPTMPYRDFIARTLAVPAAEHETYFRSQLADVDEPTVPFGVLSVQADENGDFDEAHARIDTALSRRIRDSARKHGVTPAVLFHVAWAQVLAQCSGRDDVVFGTVLSGRLQETEAAEHVVGMFINTLPVRIPLAGVGVAEAVRDTHRRLAELLPHEQTPLALAQRCSGILPPLPLFAALFNYRHSHEVSHPDDIAARVSAWEGVWVLGGYARTNYPLTVSVDDFGQDFGLAIWSAPGIDSARLLRYMEIAVAALTDALADAPAAPLLGLDILPAAEREQVLVGFNTTRAEYPQDATICAVFESQAARRPDAVALECDGRRLSYDALNSRANRLAHRLIAAGVRPDDRVAICAERGLAMVVGMLGVLKAGGAYVPMDPAYPAERLAHMVADAEPIALLTEAESRDALALPAAMQCPVLMLDDDERGALPKHSANPLVAGLTSRHLAYVIYTSGSTGRPKGVMVEHRSVLRLVINNPYAPIGPDDCIGHCSNPAFDASTWEIWAALLNGARSLVVPQRIVLDPQALNQALVDGNATALWLTAGLFNEYVNALGLAFAGLKYLLIGGDVLDPRRVARVLNGAQPPRHLINGYGPTETTTFATTFAIEALPDGARTIPIGRPIANTQAYVLGTHGEAIPVGVVGELHIGGAGVARGYLNNAALTAERFLRDPFSAEPGARMYRTGDLARWLPDGNLEYLGRNDCQVKIRGFRIELGEIETTLRACADVCEAVVSAREDASGDKRLVAYVVPRGGADPSTLDLRAVLARELPDYMIPAAFVYLDALPLTPNGKLDRKSLPAPDQAAVASRDYEPPVGDIEQTIAGIWQELLELEQVGRHDHFFELGGHSLLAVRLTTRLRAALGTEVALRDVFAQPTLAMLARTVSGAAPSHGAIVPISRDQALPVSWSQQRLWFLDRLDRAAGAAYHIPAALRLSGDLNRAALQASLDGVVARHEVLRTRFVDIEDTPHQAIAPADSGFALTEHDLRDLDAAAQAAVVAEWSADEARAPFDLAMGPLIRGRLLRLAEEEHVLLVTQHHIVSDGWSIGVLVREVSALYTAFCQGEPDPLPPLPIQYADYAAWQRQWLQGDVLQGQLDFWREHLNGAPALLELPTDRPRPAVQSYRGDRIEIRLPEKLSVSLHALSQRHDVTLFMVLQASWAVLLARLSGQDQVVIGSPVANRPRAEIEPLIGFFVNTLALRVDLAADPSLAELLAQIKATTLGAYAHQDLPFEQVVEALRPERNLGHNALFQVWLNLNNTPNDALSLPGLTLSTIDTEQRTARVDLSLSLTDLSDGLIGSLVYSTDLFDRSTAGRILGHWTTLLEAMVGDGVQTVSRLPLLSSAERQQMLFAFNATDTAYPHLATIHALFEAQAAQQPDADALEYAGDRLSYAALNRRANAVAHRLIAMGVTPGDRVAICAERSLAMVVGVLGVLKAGAAYVPLDPAYPADRLAYMLADSAPMAVLTQAVLRARLPMLDGLDVPAIVLDAEVEETASDLANPVVANLTSRDVAYVIYTSGSTGQPKGVMVEHRSAVNFWQAMTRTTHRSCGPNARVALNAAFSFDMSLKGLLQLLSGHCLVLIPQAIRASGPALLAFLEEQRIDAFDSTPSQLEGLLSAGLLEPGGHRPRNVLLGGEAIGAGMWERLKASPVVRFHNMYGPTEATVDATIEDIGASVAGPVIGKPLANARIYLLDARGEPVPLGVAGEIHIGGVGVARGYLHRPDLTAERFVKDRFSDDPQARMYRTGDLGRWRADGTLEYLGRNDFQVKIRGFRIELGEIEAKLRGCAGVREAVVIAREDVEGDKRLVAYVVAQEHTELSIASLREELLQDLPEYMIPSACVLLPALPLTPNGKLDRKALPAPDQAAVASRAYEAPAGEIEQGMAAIWQELLNLQRVGRNDHFFELGGHSLLVMQLVIRIREQFHVDVPLRVLFERPVFSALAEVVVCERLKRFADADVAAAEDELSDLSEEELLAMLASDSDDER